From a single Bryobacter aggregatus MPL3 genomic region:
- a CDS encoding peroxiredoxin family protein, giving the protein MELLQSSGHDPTALTVRFSKPQFANAFVQEDLLALGTGTAPVLAVVLDRSEFGAQWERLRDHLGRKMRTLFDSPKQVARKAYEVDSIPTLVVIDREGIVRGGNGHEC; this is encoded by the coding sequence ATGGAGTTGTTACAGTCTTCTGGCCATGACCCTACGGCGTTAACGGTGCGGTTCTCGAAGCCTCAATTTGCGAATGCGTTTGTGCAGGAAGACTTGTTGGCGTTGGGCACTGGAACGGCGCCTGTTCTCGCGGTAGTTCTGGATCGGTCAGAATTTGGAGCGCAGTGGGAACGGCTGCGAGATCATCTCGGACGAAAGATGAGAACTCTCTTTGACAGCCCCAAGCAGGTGGCGCGCAAGGCCTATGAAGTGGATAGCATTCCGACGCTGGTGGTGATTGATCGCGAGGGCATTGTGCGCGGTGGAAACGGGCATGAGTGCTGA
- a CDS encoding TonB-dependent receptor — protein sequence MISRLLLLLATSLAILQAQSTSSGTVQGTVKDPSGAPVPGALITIVNLLTNFKVTSKTGAAGEYKLNNLPPNTYHLELTQQGFAPLSRDLIVRNQVPQTIDFKLQLAGQQTEVEVHGFGDDVLENVPYAHTDADSATLRHLPIHSPGSGLSDAITYSTPGVVADSDGFFHPLGDHAQVGFSIDGQPVTDQQSKRFSTQLPVNAIRSMELITGAPNAEYGDKSSLVVNTVTKSGLGVDRPTGQIWLGYGSFGTPSIESSVAIGGKKWGNFLVANAERSGRFLDTPEFRPAHAIGNTQTFFDRFDLQPRESDSLHLNLMYSRNWFQIPNPFETPNADQRQLTRTFNIAPSYQRIISPTTLLSVNAFFRRDAIDYFPSRNVFADDPVSASQSRTLSNSGFRTDLSHVKGRFDFKTGIQYTHTALREDFSFGITNPDSFEGGVPDSLLPYVLGTPGGTPFRFHAQSGINQFAWYAQNSLTLGNLIVNTSLRIDYYAGLVTKTGVQPRAGFSYKIKRTATVIRGSYSRTMETPYNENLLLSSSTGSGGLAANVFFGFGSKPLNPGGRNQYNAGIQQALGKYFILDADYFWKYTRNAFDFGVLYNTPITFPISWRKSNIVGISGRVSSREWHGLQGSTTVGSTRARFFPPSAGGLLFQNPIEDDGVFRIDHDQKFQQTTNLRYQHKSGPWLAFTWRFDSGLVNGISSCEDAEALSDHTKKTIGFYGNDNGCGAALITIPAPGTENADHNPGRMKSRNLYNIGIGHDNLLHADRHKIGIRFNVINLTNKVALYNFQSTFGGTHYVTPRAFSASLGYSF from the coding sequence ATGATTTCCCGATTGCTGTTGCTGCTTGCAACTTCTCTCGCCATCCTCCAGGCGCAATCCACCTCCAGCGGCACTGTACAGGGCACCGTCAAAGATCCTTCCGGAGCACCAGTCCCCGGGGCGTTGATCACGATAGTCAACCTGCTGACGAACTTCAAAGTAACTTCAAAAACAGGCGCCGCCGGAGAGTACAAACTCAACAACCTTCCTCCCAATACTTATCACCTCGAACTGACCCAGCAGGGTTTCGCGCCGCTCAGCCGCGACTTGATCGTCCGCAATCAGGTGCCGCAGACGATCGACTTCAAGCTCCAGTTAGCGGGCCAACAGACCGAAGTGGAAGTCCATGGCTTTGGCGACGACGTCCTGGAAAACGTACCCTATGCCCATACGGATGCCGATAGTGCGACACTCCGCCACTTACCGATTCACTCCCCCGGTTCCGGACTCAGCGATGCAATCACTTACTCGACGCCCGGCGTCGTAGCAGACTCCGACGGCTTCTTCCACCCGCTGGGAGATCATGCTCAGGTCGGTTTCAGCATCGATGGTCAGCCTGTTACCGATCAGCAGTCGAAGCGTTTCTCAACGCAATTGCCGGTTAACGCCATCCGTTCGATGGAGCTCATCACTGGCGCACCGAACGCGGAGTACGGAGACAAGTCCAGTCTGGTGGTCAATACGGTCACCAAGTCCGGTCTGGGAGTCGACCGGCCGACGGGGCAAATCTGGCTCGGCTACGGTAGTTTTGGCACGCCCAGTATCGAAAGCTCCGTCGCGATCGGCGGCAAGAAATGGGGCAACTTTCTGGTTGCGAATGCGGAACGCAGCGGCCGCTTCCTCGACACACCGGAATTCCGTCCCGCGCACGCCATCGGCAACACCCAGACCTTCTTTGATCGCTTCGATCTCCAGCCTCGGGAGTCGGACAGTCTGCACCTCAACCTGATGTACTCCCGCAACTGGTTCCAGATCCCCAACCCATTTGAGACTCCAAACGCGGATCAGCGCCAGCTCACCCGCACCTTTAATATCGCGCCCAGCTACCAACGCATCATCAGCCCGACGACTCTCTTGAGCGTCAATGCCTTCTTCCGCCGCGACGCCATCGACTACTTCCCATCCCGGAACGTCTTCGCCGATGACCCTGTTTCTGCCTCGCAATCCCGCACCCTCAGCAATAGCGGGTTCCGCACAGACCTCTCCCACGTCAAAGGCCGCTTTGATTTCAAAACCGGGATTCAATATACCCACACCGCGCTCAGAGAAGATTTCTCGTTCGGCATCACGAATCCCGACAGTTTCGAGGGCGGCGTCCCGGATTCGCTCTTACCTTATGTGCTCGGCACGCCTGGAGGAACCCCCTTCCGCTTCCATGCCCAGTCTGGAATCAATCAGTTCGCGTGGTATGCGCAAAACTCGCTCACCCTCGGCAATTTGATTGTCAACACGAGCTTGCGCATCGACTATTACGCAGGTCTCGTCACCAAGACCGGTGTCCAGCCGCGAGCCGGCTTCTCCTACAAGATCAAGCGGACTGCCACCGTCATTCGCGGTTCTTACTCGCGCACGATGGAGACGCCTTATAACGAGAATCTCCTGCTCTCGAGTTCCACCGGCAGCGGCGGATTGGCGGCAAATGTGTTCTTCGGCTTTGGCTCGAAACCACTCAACCCGGGAGGCCGCAACCAGTACAATGCCGGCATCCAACAGGCTCTCGGCAAGTACTTCATCCTCGATGCCGATTACTTTTGGAAGTACACCCGCAACGCCTTCGACTTCGGCGTCCTCTACAACACGCCCATCACCTTCCCGATCAGTTGGCGCAAGAGCAACATTGTTGGCATCAGCGGGCGCGTCTCCAGCCGCGAATGGCACGGACTGCAGGGTTCCACCACAGTAGGCTCCACGCGCGCCCGCTTCTTCCCACCTTCTGCTGGAGGACTCCTCTTCCAGAACCCCATTGAGGACGACGGTGTCTTCCGCATCGATCACGACCAGAAGTTCCAACAGACGACGAATCTGCGCTACCAGCACAAGTCCGGCCCCTGGCTGGCCTTCACCTGGCGTTTCGATTCTGGGCTGGTCAATGGCATTAGCAGTTGTGAGGACGCTGAAGCCCTCAGCGATCACACGAAGAAGACCATCGGCTTTTACGGGAACGACAACGGCTGTGGCGCCGCGCTCATCACCATCCCTGCCCCTGGCACCGAAAACGCCGACCACAACCCTGGCCGGATGAAGAGCCGCAATCTCTACAACATCGGCATCGGCCATGACAACCTTCTGCATGCAGACCGGCACAAGATCGGAATTCGCTTCAACGTGATCAATCTAACCAATAAAGTGGCTCTGTATAACTTCCAGTCCACCTTTGGCGGCACTCACTACGTCACGCCGCGCGCCTTCAGCGCATCGCTCGGCTATTCGTTCTGA
- the lhgO gene encoding L-2-hydroxyglutarate oxidase: MTRPPQKIVIVGGGIIGLAAGLRATERWPGSSITILEKEVAVGQHQSGHNSGVLHAGLYYQPGSLKARLAVHGIRRMIAFCQEHEVKHEICGKLVVAVTEDEVPRLKELYERGTANGLSGLRWCGPEQIREREPHVRGVAAVEVPEEGIVDYPAVCRAMQAKIKANGGEVRTASGLQALRRDGDLWHCQTVKEDLEADYLINCAGLQCDRVMALTGETPATRIIPFRGEYFKLRPEAQKLVRHLIYPVPDPKFPFLGVHYTRMIHGGIECGPNAVLALEREGYSWSDFSLRDTFDSLRFPGLWKFLAKYPGMSWYEVKRSLSRAEFTRSLQRLVPEVQEQDLLPGGSGVRAQAMAPDGTLLQDFAIELRPGALHLLNAPSPGATASLAIADHLLDQIKADGR, encoded by the coding sequence ATGACACGGCCTCCGCAAAAGATTGTCATCGTCGGTGGCGGCATCATTGGTCTTGCGGCCGGTCTCCGCGCCACCGAGCGCTGGCCCGGTTCCTCGATCACGATTCTCGAGAAGGAAGTTGCGGTAGGCCAGCACCAAAGCGGCCACAATAGCGGCGTCCTCCACGCTGGCCTCTACTATCAACCCGGCTCCCTGAAGGCCCGGCTCGCGGTCCACGGCATCCGCCGCATGATCGCCTTCTGCCAGGAGCATGAGGTCAAGCACGAGATCTGCGGCAAGCTGGTGGTTGCAGTAACGGAGGACGAAGTTCCACGCCTCAAGGAGCTCTACGAACGAGGCACGGCCAATGGTTTGTCCGGCCTGCGCTGGTGCGGTCCGGAACAGATTCGCGAGCGGGAACCACACGTTCGCGGAGTCGCGGCTGTGGAGGTGCCCGAAGAGGGCATCGTCGATTACCCTGCCGTCTGCCGTGCAATGCAGGCCAAGATCAAAGCCAATGGCGGCGAGGTGAGAACGGCCAGCGGTCTCCAGGCACTCCGGCGGGACGGCGATCTCTGGCATTGCCAGACCGTCAAGGAAGATCTCGAAGCCGACTATCTCATCAACTGCGCCGGGCTCCAATGCGATCGCGTGATGGCGCTCACCGGCGAGACGCCCGCCACCCGCATCATCCCCTTCCGCGGCGAGTACTTCAAGCTCCGTCCAGAAGCGCAGAAGCTGGTGCGGCATCTGATCTATCCGGTCCCCGACCCGAAGTTTCCCTTCCTCGGCGTGCACTACACTCGCATGATCCACGGTGGCATCGAATGCGGGCCCAACGCCGTCCTGGCGCTTGAACGCGAAGGCTATTCCTGGAGCGATTTCTCCCTTCGCGACACCTTCGACTCCTTACGCTTCCCGGGCCTTTGGAAGTTTCTGGCCAAGTATCCCGGCATGAGTTGGTATGAGGTGAAACGTAGCCTCTCCCGAGCAGAATTCACCCGCAGCCTCCAGCGCCTGGTGCCCGAAGTCCAGGAGCAGGATCTGCTCCCTGGCGGCTCTGGCGTCCGCGCCCAGGCGATGGCCCCGGACGGCACGCTGCTCCAGGACTTCGCGATCGAACTCCGTCCCGGCGCGCTCCACTTACTCAACGCTCCGAGCCCGGGCGCCACAGCCAGTTTGGCGATTGCCGATCACTTACTCGACCAGATTAAAGCCGATGGAAGATGA
- a CDS encoding TonB-dependent receptor produces MHRFLLSFATLFLASVVPLFCQFDTGNILGNVSDSSSAPLGSAGVFIEEVRKGVSFRAQSSETGSFEFLSIPIGRYRVRVEKDGFRPQSSPEFELTIGARQRVDFKLELGSVQTSVQVTAEVSVLQADSSDRGQTIGAAQIRELPLAGRAYSELVYLSTGIVRTPSSGVGSAQREASFSVNGLRSTANNFLLDGLDNNYFGTSNQGFSNQVVQPPPDAVAEFRVITNNMSAEYGRAGGATVNASLRGGTNQFHGAAWEFFRNTELNAVGFFKPTTGRPIQNQNQFGFTLGGPILRNRTFFFLDYEAYREVNSSVAYATLPNAAQRSGSLGVPIKNPFTGEIYSDGVIPASAVIRYARGVLDALPANTSAAAANNYQSLRRITDSRDKGDFKADQYFSDKVRGFFRFSKSRFDVFDPGTLGVGLAGGNGNGFQKVPLTSFAGGLTWTINEKSILEARLGYSASEAGKDPPLSGGPSLLDLFGIPGLPTDKRYTGGITAETLISFTSLGRQGTSPQFQHPRLWNPKLNYTRIAGRHTLKAGVEYQWLGVETLDVSPIIGRNTYTGLFSVPAGVTATAATQGIYSLADFLFGARNTYQLVNPGLVNHRQQSFFTYFQDDFKLNSKLTLNLGLRYELATPFYERDNLLSNWDPVTNKILTAKSGSIYDRSLVHMDTNNFAPRLGLAWTFAPKTVLRGGYGMGYNSFNRTGTSYLAYNAPRFVLASAAQTPGQPGFLNTQQGFPADFTAPEKFDPRKSTVQYVDPNSPWGTVKSWFVSIQHELPKGILLDVAYVGNKADHLATINDLNQARPNAIGENTNIEDRRPNLAYSSISGTVANGFSNYHGLQVRAEKRSEAGLYFLNSFTWAKAIDNSSQAFDSSNGNGTSFQNIYDIGADKGISNYNRKFNNITSLVYELPVGRGRRFLQSSHRAVDLVLGGWQVNSIVNMRAGEPFTMSYTAAARSQVAPFLTLLGFNAFRPNVSGDPLMPEGQRTVNSYLNRNNVSIPDYYQPFGNAGRNITRGFAFYQVDLGLSKNFAITERLRMQFRAEAFNVMNKANFSAPNANISSTAFGTITSTYDPRKLQLALKLQF; encoded by the coding sequence ATGCATAGGTTTTTGCTGTCTTTCGCCACGCTATTTCTGGCGAGTGTCGTGCCGTTGTTCTGCCAGTTCGATACGGGAAACATTCTGGGGAACGTTTCTGACTCGTCGAGTGCGCCATTAGGGTCTGCTGGTGTCTTCATTGAGGAAGTGCGCAAGGGAGTTAGCTTCCGTGCGCAAAGCAGTGAGACGGGTAGCTTTGAGTTCCTTTCCATTCCGATTGGACGATACCGGGTTCGAGTGGAAAAGGATGGATTTCGTCCACAGTCGAGTCCGGAATTTGAACTGACGATCGGAGCGCGGCAGCGCGTGGATTTCAAGCTCGAGCTTGGTTCGGTGCAGACAAGCGTGCAAGTGACGGCGGAGGTTTCTGTTCTCCAGGCGGACAGCTCGGATCGAGGACAAACGATTGGGGCGGCGCAGATTCGTGAACTGCCCCTGGCAGGACGTGCTTATTCCGAGCTGGTCTATCTGAGCACGGGCATTGTCCGGACACCAAGTTCGGGCGTCGGTTCGGCGCAGCGAGAAGCTTCGTTTAGCGTGAATGGATTGCGAAGTACGGCGAATAACTTCCTGCTGGATGGATTGGACAATAATTATTTCGGAACTTCCAATCAGGGGTTCTCCAATCAAGTGGTGCAGCCTCCGCCAGATGCTGTAGCAGAGTTTCGTGTGATTACGAACAACATGAGCGCGGAGTATGGGCGGGCCGGCGGGGCGACCGTGAATGCGAGTCTGCGTGGGGGCACGAATCAGTTTCATGGCGCAGCCTGGGAATTCTTCCGGAACACGGAGCTGAATGCCGTTGGCTTCTTTAAGCCGACGACGGGACGGCCAATTCAGAATCAGAATCAATTCGGATTTACACTGGGCGGCCCGATTCTTCGCAATCGCACCTTCTTCTTCCTGGACTATGAGGCCTATCGCGAGGTAAATTCCTCGGTTGCTTATGCGACCTTGCCGAACGCGGCGCAACGCTCGGGAAGTCTGGGTGTGCCGATCAAGAATCCGTTCACGGGAGAGATTTATTCTGACGGTGTGATTCCGGCGAGTGCGGTGATTCGCTATGCGCGGGGCGTGCTGGATGCGCTTCCGGCGAATACGAGTGCAGCTGCGGCCAATAACTATCAGAGCCTGCGCCGCATCACGGATTCGCGGGACAAGGGAGACTTCAAAGCGGACCAATACTTCTCCGACAAAGTGCGCGGATTCTTCCGCTTTAGTAAGAGCCGCTTCGATGTGTTCGATCCGGGCACGCTTGGCGTGGGGCTGGCAGGTGGCAATGGCAATGGATTTCAAAAGGTGCCGTTGACTTCGTTCGCAGGTGGCCTCACCTGGACGATCAATGAGAAGTCGATCCTTGAGGCCCGTCTGGGTTACTCCGCTTCCGAGGCCGGTAAGGACCCGCCACTGAGTGGCGGACCGAGCTTGCTCGATCTGTTTGGGATTCCGGGATTGCCTACGGACAAGCGTTATACCGGCGGCATCACCGCTGAGACCTTGATCAGCTTTACTTCGCTGGGCCGTCAGGGGACGAGCCCGCAGTTCCAGCACCCAAGGCTGTGGAACCCGAAGCTGAACTACACACGGATTGCGGGCCGCCATACGTTGAAGGCCGGTGTGGAATATCAGTGGCTCGGCGTCGAAACGCTGGATGTGAGTCCGATCATCGGTCGTAATACTTATACGGGATTGTTCTCCGTGCCGGCAGGTGTGACCGCTACGGCGGCAACACAAGGAATCTATAGCCTTGCAGACTTCCTATTTGGCGCGCGCAATACCTATCAGTTGGTGAACCCGGGGCTGGTGAATCACAGGCAGCAGTCCTTCTTTACGTACTTCCAGGATGACTTCAAATTGAACTCCAAGTTGACTTTGAATCTGGGGCTTCGTTATGAGTTGGCCACGCCGTTTTATGAGCGGGATAACTTACTGTCGAACTGGGATCCGGTAACAAATAAGATCCTCACGGCAAAGAGTGGATCGATCTATGACCGGAGCCTGGTGCATATGGATACCAACAACTTCGCGCCTCGGCTGGGGCTTGCCTGGACCTTTGCTCCGAAGACGGTTCTGCGCGGCGGCTATGGCATGGGTTACAACAGCTTCAATCGTACCGGCACGAGCTATCTGGCCTATAACGCGCCACGTTTTGTGTTGGCCAGTGCGGCGCAGACGCCGGGGCAGCCTGGGTTCTTGAACACGCAGCAAGGTTTCCCGGCTGACTTTACGGCACCGGAGAAGTTCGATCCGCGCAAGAGTACGGTGCAGTATGTGGATCCGAATTCGCCCTGGGGCACAGTGAAGAGCTGGTTTGTTTCGATCCAGCATGAATTGCCGAAGGGGATTCTGTTGGACGTCGCTTATGTGGGGAACAAGGCCGATCATTTGGCGACCATCAATGACCTGAATCAGGCGAGGCCAAATGCGATTGGCGAGAACACAAATATCGAAGACCGTCGTCCGAATCTGGCTTACAGTTCCATCTCGGGTACGGTTGCCAATGGATTCTCCAATTATCATGGCCTGCAGGTGCGCGCCGAGAAGCGGAGCGAAGCAGGACTTTACTTCCTGAACAGCTTCACTTGGGCGAAGGCGATTGATAATTCCAGCCAGGCCTTTGACAGCAGCAACGGGAATGGAACAAGCTTCCAAAATATTTATGACATTGGAGCAGATAAAGGAATCTCAAATTACAATCGCAAGTTCAATAACATCACGAGCCTGGTCTATGAGTTGCCGGTTGGACGGGGAAGGCGCTTCCTGCAGAGCTCTCATCGGGCCGTAGATCTGGTGTTGGGTGGTTGGCAGGTGAATTCGATTGTGAACATGCGTGCGGGCGAGCCTTTTACGATGAGTTATACGGCTGCGGCAAGGAGCCAGGTGGCTCCGTTCCTGACGCTGCTGGGCTTTAATGCTTTCCGCCCCAATGTGTCTGGAGATCCGTTGATGCCAGAGGGGCAGCGAACGGTGAACTCCTATCTAAACAGGAACAATGTCTCGATTCCGGACTACTATCAGCCCTTTGGCAATGCGGGCCGGAATATCACGAGAGGTTTTGCCTTCTATCAGGTGGATCTGGGCTTGTCGAAGAACTTCGCGATCACCGAGCGGCTCCGGATGCAGTTCCGCGCCGAGGCGTTCAATGTGATGAATAAGGCCAACTTCAGCGCACCGAATGCAAATATTTCGAGCACTGCTTTCGGTACGATCACATCGACCTATGATCCCCGGAAGTTGCAGCTTGCTTTGAAATTGCAATTCTAA
- a CDS encoding ECF-type sigma factor gives MSTEDRPHPGEVTQLLSDWRGGREEAGSEIISLLYRELERMAGSYLRNERSGHTLEPAGLVSELYLRMMKGSSVPYQDRAHFFAVAARQLRRILVDYARKRKGRGEERFFVTLSGLEGSPAGMRADDLEALEEAMNELEKLDERAHKVVELRFFAGLKEDEVAELLGLSRTTMKRDWAFARAFLISKMGPATTA, from the coding sequence ATGAGCACAGAAGACCGGCCCCACCCTGGGGAAGTGACACAACTCTTGAGCGACTGGCGCGGGGGACGCGAGGAAGCAGGCAGCGAAATCATCTCGCTGCTCTACCGCGAACTCGAGCGCATGGCAGGCTCCTACTTGCGCAACGAGCGCAGCGGTCACACTCTCGAACCTGCTGGCCTCGTCAGCGAGCTGTATCTGCGCATGATGAAGGGTTCCAGCGTTCCTTATCAGGATCGGGCACACTTCTTTGCCGTCGCTGCCCGCCAGCTGCGCCGCATTCTTGTCGACTACGCCCGCAAACGGAAAGGCCGTGGGGAAGAACGCTTCTTCGTCACGCTCAGCGGACTCGAAGGCTCTCCCGCCGGCATGCGCGCCGATGATCTCGAAGCGCTGGAAGAAGCAATGAACGAACTCGAAAAGCTCGACGAACGGGCGCACAAGGTTGTCGAACTTCGCTTCTTCGCCGGACTCAAAGAAGATGAGGTGGCCGAATTGCTTGGCCTCTCCCGCACCACGATGAAGCGCGACTGGGCCTTCGCCCGCGCCTTTCTAATTTCCAAGATGGGACCAGCCACCACCGCATGA
- a CDS encoding TlpA family protein disulfide reductase — protein MKRFSILLCLALTLLSQEPAREKMPPYRARGIQGEGLSNQDLAGKPALIQLWATWCGYCRRDQPILEKLSEEFKAKGLAVVAINVGESRKKVEDYLKENPRPGVKIVLNEDSNLPALIAPQGFPFYVLLDKEGRVAGVQAGSGGEESLRALLARVELKKN, from the coding sequence ATGAAACGCTTTAGCATTCTCCTTTGCCTTGCTCTCACTCTTCTCTCGCAAGAACCCGCGCGGGAAAAGATGCCGCCCTACCGTGCGCGCGGAATCCAGGGGGAGGGCCTCAGCAACCAGGATCTGGCTGGCAAGCCCGCCCTGATCCAGCTCTGGGCCACTTGGTGCGGCTATTGCCGCCGCGATCAGCCAATTCTCGAAAAGCTCTCCGAGGAGTTCAAGGCAAAAGGGCTCGCGGTGGTCGCAATCAATGTCGGGGAGAGCCGCAAGAAGGTCGAGGACTATCTCAAGGAGAATCCGCGTCCCGGCGTCAAAATTGTCCTCAATGAAGACAGCAACCTCCCTGCCCTCATTGCCCCCCAAGGCTTCCCCTTCTATGTGCTTCTCGACAAAGAAGGCCGCGTGGCCGGAGTCCAGGCAGGCTCAGGCGGCGAAGAGAGTCTGCGCGCCCTCCTCGCCCGGGTAGAGCTCAAGAAGAACTAA
- a CDS encoding peptidylprolyl isomerase, producing MKNALLCASIGVLLLGSSCNRKPSPDVAATVNDKPITYADLDKQFAFQFGGATDRTSDDQLTIQKLEFLRVLIDNEIMLQKAEKLGLLATDSDVDAKLNEMKAPYTQEEFQKHLTARKMSVDDLKGQIRRELSIEKLFNKEIRSLINITDQDIKDYYNANKANFNLPEPQVHLAQILVTPIDDPTVRNLKNDKAKTEAQAQAKIIMIEQRLKGGEDFGTLATNFSEDPQTAANGGDLGFMGESTLDKANPELRKLIMSLQAGAVSSIIKTQEGFRILKVIAKEPAGQRDLNDPRVQQGIREGLVTRKDQLAKAAFYETARNDAKVGNYFSQKIMANLAAKK from the coding sequence ATGAAAAACGCACTGCTCTGCGCCTCGATTGGGGTGCTTTTGCTTGGGTCAAGTTGCAACCGCAAACCCTCGCCCGACGTGGCCGCAACCGTGAACGACAAGCCGATCACCTACGCAGATCTGGACAAGCAGTTTGCTTTTCAGTTCGGAGGCGCAACGGACCGTACTAGCGACGACCAACTCACCATCCAGAAACTCGAATTTCTCCGGGTATTGATCGACAACGAAATCATGCTCCAGAAGGCAGAGAAACTCGGTCTTCTGGCCACCGATTCCGATGTCGACGCCAAACTTAATGAGATGAAGGCTCCTTACACCCAAGAGGAGTTCCAGAAGCATCTGACCGCACGTAAGATGTCGGTCGACGATCTCAAGGGCCAGATCCGGCGCGAACTTTCGATTGAAAAACTCTTCAACAAAGAGATTCGCAGCCTGATCAATATCACCGACCAGGACATCAAAGACTACTACAACGCCAACAAGGCAAACTTCAATCTGCCAGAGCCGCAGGTGCACCTCGCCCAGATCCTCGTCACGCCGATCGACGATCCTACGGTCCGCAACCTGAAAAATGACAAGGCCAAGACCGAAGCGCAAGCGCAGGCCAAGATCATCATGATCGAGCAACGCCTGAAAGGTGGGGAGGACTTTGGCACTCTGGCGACAAACTTCTCGGAAGATCCGCAAACTGCCGCCAATGGTGGGGATCTCGGCTTCATGGGCGAAAGCACCCTGGACAAGGCCAATCCGGAACTCCGCAAGCTGATCATGAGCCTGCAGGCCGGCGCCGTCTCCTCGATCATCAAGACCCAGGAAGGTTTCCGCATCCTGAAGGTGATCGCCAAGGAGCCTGCCGGACAGCGCGACCTGAATGATCCTCGCGTGCAACAAGGCATTCGTGAAGGCCTGGTGACCCGCAAGGACCAACTCGCCAAAGCAGCCTTCTACGAGACCGCCCGGAACGATGCGAAGGTCGGAAATTACTTCTCGCAGAAGATCATGGCGAACCTGGCTGCAAAGAAATAA